TCCCGAGTCCAGGTGCCCGCGGGACTCCAGGAGATCACGCTCAAGCTTCCCATCGAGCGCGTCGCCGGCGGCATTCTGAAGGCCGGGGACACCGTCGGCATCTTCCTTTCGCTGGATCTGGCATCCTCCGGAGCCGACGGAGCGGCTGCAGGCGCCAAGTTGAGCAAGACGCAGCAGACCTTCCACAAGGTCCTGGTGACCGCGGCTCAATACAGCGACGGCGCAGCCACACAGACCGGAACCGCTGACTCTTCAGCCGGAGCCAGCCAGGTGTCTTCCACCACGTCCACCAAACCGCAGGGCGACGGCAGCTACCTCATCACTCTGGCCAGGAACTCTGCGGACGCGGAGCGGATCGTCTTCGCCGCGGAGTTCGGCAAGATCTACCTGTCCAAGGAGCCGGGCGATTCACCCGATTCGGTCAAGGGGACAGTTGACGCGGCAGGGCTGTTCCGATGAGCCGCTTCGTTCTGATCACGCCCAACACCGATTTCGAGCGGCTGGTCCGCCTGGCAATCGGCGGCATGCACGGCGAGCTGCACGTCTTCAAAGCCGACTACCTGCCCGAAGGCCCCGCCGACATCATGCGTCAAATGGTAGGCGACCCGCCCGAGGTCCTGATTCTCGGGCCCGGGGTACCAGTCGCTGACTCGCTGAAACTGGCGGCCGTCATGGACCTGCAGTACCCCGAGATCAGCGTGGTCCTGGCGGTTACTGCCAGCCCGGACACAGTAGTGCAGGCGATGCGTGCCGGCGTCCGGGACCTGCTGGATCCCGGGGCCGATCCGGACACCATCCGGGTCATGCTGGAGCGGGCCAGCCTCGCCGCCGCGGGCCGTCGACGCGGCCTCGGCCCGCAGGCCACCGAACATGCCGACCATGGCTCCGGGCGTGTCATCGCGGTCATGTCGCCCAAGGGCGGTGTCGGCAAGACGACGGTGGCCACCAACCTCGCCGTCGGGCTCGGAAAAACCGCGCCTATGAGCGTGGTGATCGTGGATCTCGACCTCCAGTTCGGCGACGTGGCCAGCGGGCTGCTGCTCGAACCGGAATTCACCATCACCGACGCCGTCATGGGGGCCGCAAGCCAGGACTCCATGGTGCTGAAGACGTACCTCACGGTCCATCCGGCAGGCATCTACGCACTGTGTGCCCCCCGGACTCCGGTGGAGATGGACCGCATCAGTGCGGCCCACGTCTCCCACCTGCTGGAGCAGTTGCGGCAGGAGTTCCGCTACATCGTGGTGGACACTGCTCCGGGCCTGGGCGAACATGTCCTGGCCACCCTGGAGCAGGCAACGGACGCTGTCTGGATCTGCGGTATGGACGTGCCAAGCATTCGGGGCATGCGGACCGGTTTCCAGATCCTTGACGAACTGAACCTGGTACCGGCCAACCGTCACATCGTGCTCAACATGGCCGACCGCCGGGCGGGGCTCTCGCTCAAGGACGTCGAAGCCACCATCGGGGCGCCCGTGGACGTGGTGCTGCCACGCTCCCGGACTCTTCCGTTTTCCACCAACAAGGGCGTTCCCGTCCTCCAGGAAGGAAGCAGGGACTCCACTCTGAAGGGCCTTCGCCAACTGGTCGACCGCTTCAAGCCGGAGTGGGAAGCCAGGCCGCACAAGCAACTCCACAGAAGGGCGGTAGTCCAGTGAGCCTCACGGACCGATTCCAGCAACTGCGCGGCGGGGCTCAGCCCGACGCGCCCGAGGAAAAGCCCGCCGTCGACGTCTTCGCCTCGCACGCACCGCCGGCGACGCTCGGGCGGATCCTCGAAGCCAAGACGGCGGCCGAGGCACAGCCCGGCTTCACCGAACTCCAGCAGACCGCCACCGTCGCAAGCGAGGCCCTGAACGCCCTTAAGGAACGTGCAAGCCAAGCGCTTTTCGAACGGCTTGGTTCCCGGATCACCGATTCCTCGATCGATGAGGCGGAACTGCACCAATCGGTCAAGGACGAGCTGAAAGCTGTCGTGGACGAGGAGCAGATCCCCCTCACCACGCTCGAGCGGCAGCGGCTGATCCGCGAGATCATCGACGATGTGCTCGGCCACGGGCCCATCCAGCGGTACTTGGACGACCCCACCGTCACCGAGGTCATGGTCAACCGCTTCGACCAGATCTACGTGGAACGCCAGGGACACCTCCAGCTTACGGACTCGAAATTCACCTCCGACGATGCCCTGCGGCGCGTCATCGAGCGGATCGTCTCCAACGTGGGACGCCGGATCGACGAGTCGTCCCCCTTGGTGGATGCGCGGCTCTCTGACGGCTCCCGCGTCAACGCCATCATCCCGCCGCTTGCCGTCAACGGGCCCGCCCTGACCATCAGGAAGTTCGGCCGGGATCCGCTGACCGTCCATGACCTGATTTCGATGGGCAGCCTCTCGCCGGAAATGGCCGAGCTGTTGCAGGCCTGCGTGCTCGCCCGGCTGAACATCATCGTCTCGGGCGGTACCGGTACCGGCAAGACCACCCTGCTCAACGTGCTCTCCTCGTTCATTCCGAGCGACGACCGGATCGTCACGATCGAGGACGCCGTGGAACTGCAACTGCAGCAGGACCACGTGGTCCGGCTGGAGAGCCGGCCGCAAAACATCGAGGGCAAGGGCGAAATCTCCATCCGCGACCTGGTCCGCAACTCGCTGCGTATGCGGCCGGACCGGATTGTGGTGGGCGAAGTCCGTGGCGGGGAGTGCCTGGACATGCTGCAGGCCATGAACACCGGCCACGACGGCTCCATCTCCACGGTTCACGCGAACTCACCCCGGGATGCCATTGCCCGGCTCGAAACCCTGGTGCTGATGGCCGGCATGGACCTGCCCCTGCGGGCCATTCGCGAACAGGTGGCCTCCGCGGTCAACCTGATTGTCCACATCTCCCGGCTTCGCGACGGCTCCCGGCGCGTCACGCATATCACGGAGGTCCAGGGCATGGAGGGCGACGTCGTCACCCTCCAGGATGCCTTCGTGTTCGACTATTCGGCCGGCATCGACGCCAGCGGCAGGTTCCTGGGCAAGCCCATCCCCACCGGGGTGCGCCCGCGCTTTACCGACCGCTTCGCCGAACTCGGGATCCCGATCTCGCCGGCGGTCTTTGGCGCAGCACCCGTCAGGGGGCGGTAACCGTGCTGGACCAGTCGCCGCTTGTCTTCGTCGGCGGACTCCTCCTGACTTACGCGGCCCTGGCGATCTTGGTCGCCGTCGTGTTCAAGTCACGGTCGGTACCGCTGACTCGCCGCCGCCCCGACGAGGCGGCCGTCCATACGTCGAACCTGACTAAACTCACAGACCAGGCCGTGCATTCCCTGAACCAGGGCCTCCGCAGCCGCGGTTCCGGTCTGCTCAACCGCGAGAAACTGGACAGCGCCGGGCTGAAAAAGCAGCCGGGAGACTACCTGCTGATCGCCGGGGCCTTCACCTTCGTGGCGGTGGTCCTTGGATTCCTGTTGGGCGGCATCCTATTCGCGGTGTTGATGCTGTTGCTGGCACCGGTGGGCCTTCTTCTCCTCCTGAATGTCTTGGTCGCGCGGCGCCGCAAGAAGTTCGACGAACAGGTCCCGGATTCCCTGCAGATGCTCGCCGGCGGCCTACGCGCCGGGCACAGCCTGCTCCGCTCCGTGGACGCGGCTGCCGAAGAGAACGAGGCACCGATGAAGGAGGAGCTCAACCGGGTCGTGAACGAAACGCGGATCGGCAGGGACCTCGGCGAATCGCTCGCGGAGGTTGCCCGCCGCACCGACAACGAGGACTTTGCCTCAATAACCCGGGCCATTGAGATCCACAGGGAAGTCGGTGGTGACCTCGCCCAGGTCCTCGACAACGTCGGCGAGACCATCCGGGACCGTAACCAACTCCGTGGGCAGGTGAAAGCGCTCAGCGCGGAAGGACGCATGTCGGCGGTAGTCCTGATGGCGCTCCCGATTGTGATGTTCTTTGGGCTGACGCTTTTCAACCCGCTGTATTCAAAGGTTTTTCTCACCACTTTTCCCGGCTTCCTGATGATCGTCGCCGCCGTGGTGCTGCTGGCCGTAGGCGGTTTCTGGCTTAGCCGACTCATCAAACCGAAGTTCTGAGACGAAGGGAGAGAACAGTGCAAACTATTGCCTACGCTGCAATCCTGGCGGTCATCGCCCCGCTCTCGATCATGACTTGGCTCGCCTTCACCGGCGACCGGGCCGGGTTCCGTAATATCCAGGCCAACCTCGGCCGGCGCCCTGAGGCCGCCGGCTCCGTGTTGTCCGCCACCGGCCAGCTCGCGGCCCTGAGCCGCAAGGTCACCCCGAAGGGCTACACGGCCTGGCTGGACAAGCAGCTCGCCGGTGCAGGTCGGCCGAAGGACTGGCCGCTGGGCCGCGTCATCATGGTCAAGCCGCTGCTGGCCCTGGCCGGGGCCGTGATGGGCGTCTTCCTTGTCGCGGGAAGCCCCACGACAACCAACGTCCTCCTCATGGTGGGCGTCACGGCGCTTGCCTACTTCGTGCCCGACATCTTGATCCGGAACAACGCCCAGAAGCGGCGCGAGAAGATCAAATTGGAACTGCCGGACACCTTGGACCAGATGCTCATCTCGGTCCAGGCCGGCCTGGGTTTCGAAACTGCCATGGCCCGTGCGGGCCAGAACGGCAAGGGCCCCCTGGCCGAGGAACTCATCCGGACCCTGCAGGACATCCAAGTGGGCCGCTCGCGCAAGGACGCCTACCTGGCCATGGCCCAGCGCGTGGACGTACCGGACCTGCGGTCCTTCGTCCGGGCTGTGGTCCAGGCCGACGCCTACGGCATCGCCATCGCGAATGTGTTGAACTCGCAGGCGAAGGACATGCGGGTCAAGAGGCGCCAGCGGGCGGAGGAGCACGCCATGAAGATGCCGGTCAAGATGCTCTTTCCGCTCATCTTCTCCATCCTGCCCACGCTGTTCATCGTGGTACTGGGACCGACAGTGATGAGCATCATGGAACTTTTCGCCAAGAAGTAACCTCGCGGCCCGGTATCGGGCCGCCCCCAAGACCGGACCCCCCTTGGAACCCAGAGCTGAGGGGGGTCCCCTTTTGCGTGGCCGGCCCAGCCCCTGGCGCAGGTTCCGCGCAGGGAACGTACAGGAAATGGGCAGTATGGGAAGTCTTGGCACAGGATGTTCCCAAGTCGGATTCACGGCGTGTCGGCGCTTGCTAAGTTCCTCTCAGTGCTGGTGCAGGGCCAGCCGCCCAACTCGCTCAGGAGTCACCAATGCGTTCCTACTTCTCCAATATCGCAGCCCGCCTTCGCCGCGACCAGCGCGGCGCCACCGCCGTCGAATACGGCATCATGGTCTCCCTCATCGCCGTGGTCATCATCGTCGCCGTCACCATGCTCGGCGGCACTCTGAAGGAAACCTTCAACTCGGTCCAGTGCAGCGTCAAGGGCGGCGCCTACACGGCAGCCAGCACCACAGGCGGCGTCACTACCGATGGTAAGTGCTCCAAGTAGTCTTCCGACCGTTCGTCTCAGGCCCACCCCGGGCCGCACCCACTGCCCAGGAGGCACCCGTGCGTTCGTTCTTTAGCAGCCTTGCTGCCCGTCTGCGCCGCGACCAGCGCGGCGCCACCGCCGTTGAGTACGGCATCATGGTCTCCCTCATCGCCGTCGTGATCATCGTCGCCGTCACGATGCTCGGCGGCACCCTGAAGGACACGTTCACCCAAGTTCAGTGCTCGGTCAGTGGCGGCACCTACGCTGCCGGCGCGGACGCGGGCAAGGCCACCTGCACACCCAAGTAAGGGCTATTCCAAGGCGCACGGCGCCCCTGAAAGTGTGGCGGCGGCGTTAGCCGCCGCCACACTGGCATCTCCGATTCTCCACGGCAGGAAGGCGGTCCCCATGTCCAAAGCAAGCGAACGGGGTGCCGTCGCAGTGGAGTTCGCCCTGCTGGCCCCCGTCCTGGTCATGATCCTGCTGGGCATCATGGAATTCGGCCGCGCCTACAACGTACAGATCTCGCTCTCCAGCGCTGCCCGCGAGGGCGTCCGGGTAATGGCCATCAATAACAACACCAACGCCGCGAAAACGGCTGTGAAAAATGCCGCCGCCGCGTTGCAGCCCGCCCTGGCCGATACCAACATCACCATCAGCCCCACGCCCTGTACGTCCGGTGCGCAGGTCACGGTCAAGATCACCTACACGCTCTCCACCATGACCGGCATTGCCGGGCCGTTCCCGATGGAAGGCAAAGGAGTCATGCTGTGCGGAGGTTAGCTGATCCGGTCCGTGGCGCGAACCGCGAGCGCGGCGGGATCGCCATCATGGTCGCCATCCTGATGGTGGTTCTGCTGGGTTTCGGCGCGCTGGCTGTCGACGTTGGCATGCTGTACGCCGAGCGGACCCAGCTTCGTAACGGTTCCGACGCCGCCGCGCTGGCCGTCGCGCAAAAATGTGCCAAGGACATTAACGACGTCGAGTGTTCCGCCACTTCGGCGCTGGCACAGGGGCTGGCTAACGGCAATGCCGGCGACGGGTTAAGCAATATCAAGTCGCTGCTGTTGGACAAGACAAACCGCACTGTCACAGTCGCCGCCGGATCCCAGGAAGCGGGCAAGGCGCCCAACCAGGTTTCATTGTTTTTGGCCCGCGCCCTCGGCTATAACTCCACCGAGGTCTCGGCCACGTCGAGCGTCACCTGGGGCAGCCCGGTCAAGGGCCCGACGGCCTTCCCGGTCGCATTCTCGATCTGCCAAGTGCAGGGACACGTCGACGGCACGCTGCAACTGCTGCAAAACCACGGCAGCAACGCCAACGCGGACTGCAACTACGGACCCTCCGGAGCTGCCGTGGAGGGCGGTTTTGGCTGGCTGGTCAGCGATCCTGGTGTGTGCGGCGGGCTCATCGATCTTGCCCTCGCCGAGGGCGGGAGCGATCCGGGCAACAGCTCCCCGGCCATTTGCGCCGCCACGCTGAACAGCTGGGCCGCCGACATCACCGCCGGCAAGGAGGTGGTCGTTTTGCTTCCCGTTTTCAACCGCGTCACCGGCACCGGCAACAGCGCCATCTACGGCCTGACGACGTTCGCCGCGTTCAAGGTCAAGGGCTGGAAATTCAGCGGCAACAGTACGCTCCCGGACACCTTCCAAAATACGACGCCGACCGTCACCGCGGCCGTGGCCTGCGACGGCAACTGCCGCGGCATCATCGGCAGCTTCATCAAATACGTTTCCCTGGCGGATGGCTTCACCCTGGGTCCAGTCGACACCAACGGCGCCACAATCGTCCGCCTCACCCAGTAGCACTTTGTACCCCGCAATCCCCCTCACCGGTTCAGGAGCAGTTTTTTGAAGTCACGCTTATTGGCAGGACTGGCCGCCGTCGTGCTGGCCATCGTCGGAGCCATCCTCGTCGTCAGCTACGCCCAGGGCGCCGACAGCCGGGCGGTGCAGAACCTGGAACCGGTCAGCGTGCTGGTGGTACAGAAGGCCATCCCCGCCGGCACCCCGGTGGCCACGCTGACAGCCTTCGTCACCAGCCAGGAACTTCCCGGCAAGGCAGTCTCCAAGACGGCACTGAAAAACCTCGACGGTCTGGCCGGGAAGGTCACCGCCGTCGCACTGCTGCCCGGCGAGCAGCTCGTCGCCGAGCGGCTGGTCGAACCTGCTGAGCTCAAGACCAGCGGCACGGTGGACATTCCCAAGGGCCTGCAGGAAGTTTCCTTCCAGCTCGAACCGCAGCGCGTCGTTGGCGGCCGCATTGCGGCCGGCGACCACGTCGGGGTCTTCATCAACCTGAAGAACGGCGGAATCGAGGGCAAGAGCGACAAAGAGACCACCCAGCTGACGGTCCACAAGGCCTTGGTCACGGCGGTGCAGCGCGCTCCTGTCACCACGCCCAGCCCGCAGCCCTCGCCGAGCGGCCCGGCGGCGCCGAGCGCGGACACCTCACTGCCGGTCGGTTCAATGATCGTGACCGTGGCGGTCAACGACGTCGAGGCCACAAAGATTGTCTATGCCTCGAATTTCACCGAAGGCGCGAGTATCTGGTTGAGCCGGGAACCCCTTGATGCCACAGACAGTGGCCGCCCTGGAATCATGACCAAGCCGGAGGTCTACAAGTGAGCCGCTTTGTCCTGATCACCCCCAACACCGACTTCGACGCACGGGTACGGCAGGCCGTCGCGGGCGGCCTGCCCGGCGGCGTCCAGACCTTTGCCTTCGTCAACCCGGCGGACCCGGGCGAGCTGTTCGCCAACCTCAACCAAGAACGTCCCGAGGTGCTGATCCTTGGTCCGGATGTCCCCGTCGAGGACGCGCTCCGGCTCGCGACCGTCTTCGACGTGCAACTGCCGGAGCTGAGCGTCATCCTGGTCGCGGAGGCCGACCCGGACTTCGTTCTGCTGGCTATGCGCGCCGGCATCCGTGACATCCTCAGCCCCGCGGCGGATCCGGCGCAGATCCGGGTGCTGCTGGAACGGGCCTGCCAGTCGTTCGCCAGCCGTAACCGCACAACCGCCGTTCAGCAGCCGGACAGCAGGCCCCGAGGGCTCGTGATCGGCGTCTTCTCCCCCAAGGGCGGCGTCGGCAAAACCACCATCGCCACCAACATCGCCATCGGGCTGGGCCGGGTCGCCCCGATGGGCGTCGTCATCGTGGACCTGGACCTTCAGTTCGGCGACGTCGCGTCCGGTTTGTACCTGAACCCGGAGCACACCGTCACCGACGCCGTGTCGGCATCGGCAAGCCAGGACTCGCTGGTCCTCAAGGCCTTCCTCACGGTCCACCCCAGCAGCATCTACGCTCTCTGCGCCCCCCGGACCCCGGTGGAAGCCGACGACATCACGCCCCAGCAGGTCAGCCGGCTGATCGAGCAGCTAGCGGAACAATTCCAGTACGTCGTGATAGACACCGCCCCCGGCTTGCCCGAGGTTGGCCTGGCCGCGATGGAGCAGTGCACCGACGTCGTCTGGGTCAGCGCCATGGACGTTCCCAGCATCCGCGGGCTCCGCTCCGGCCTGGAAATCCTGCGTCGGCTGGACCTCCTTCCGGAGACCCGGCACGTGGTCCTGAACATGGCCGATTCCAAGTCCGGGCTCAGCGTCCAGGACGTCGAGGCCACCATCGGCGCCCCGGTCGATATCAGCATTCCGCGGTCCAAGGCGGTGGCGTACTCCACGAACCGCGGGATCCCGGTCCTGCAGGACGCCCGCAAGGACCCTGCGGTGAAGGGCCTTCGCCAGCTGGTGACCCGCTTCGATCCGGCCTGGCGGGCGACCGCCCAGAAGAAACTGCACCGACGGGTGGTGGTCTAGATGAAGCTCTCCGAGCGCCTGTCCGCGGCGGAAGCCGGCCCGCGGCCGGCCCCGGCGCCGTCGTCGTCGACCGCCACACTGTCCCCCGCCGCGGCCGCCCGCCCCGTGAGTGCGCCGGCCCGCCCCGAACCAGCCCGTCCCGAACCGTCACGCCCTGAGCCGTCCCGCCTCGCCGCGGCGGCTGCTCCGGCGTTTGCGGAACACCCGGACACCGCCCGGACCAAGGGCCAGCAGCCCGTTGATGCCTTTGCCGCACTCAAGGAACGCGCCGCCACCGCCCTGTTCGAGCGGATGGGTACGCGCTTCAGTGATTCGGCGGTCAAGGAGGATGAGCTGCGCGCCACCGCGCGCGACGAACTGACCCGCATCGTCGATGCCGAACAGGTGCCGCTGTCCACCGAGGAACGCACCCGCCTGGTCCGTGATGTCGCCGACGACGTGCTGGGCTACGGCCCGCTCCAGCGGCTGCTCGACGACCCGGCGGTCACCGAGATCATGGTCAACCGGATGGACCAGATCTACGTCGAGCGGAAGGGCCAGCTGACCCTCACCGATTCGCGCTTCAGCTCCGAGGAGCACCTGCGCAAGGTGATCGAGCGGATCGTCTCGAAGGTGGGCCGCCGCATCGACGAGTCGTCCCCGCTGGTGGACGCGCGGCTCGAGGACGGCTCCCGCGTCAACGCCGTTATCCCCCCGCTGGCGGTCGGCGGCTCCTCGCTGACCATCCGAAAGTTCAGCAAGGTGCCCCTCACGGTCCGCAACCTGATCGACTTCGGCACGCTGACCCCGGAGATGGCGGAGCTGCTGAACGCCTGTGTCCGGGCCAAACTGAACATCATCGTCTCCGGCGGCACCGGTACGGGCAAGACCACGCTGCTCAATGTCCTCTCCTCCTTCCTGCCGCACGACGAGCGCATCGTTACCATCGAGGACGCGGTGGAACTGCAGATCCAGCAGGAGCACGTCGTGCGCCTGGAAAGCCGGCCGCCCAACACCGAGGGCAAGGGCGAGGTCACCATCCGCGACCTGCTGCGCAACTCGCTGCGTATGCGGCCGGACCGCATTGTGGTCGGCGAGGTCCGCGGCGGCGAATCCCTCGACATGCTCCAGGCCATGAACACCGGCCACGACGGGTCACTCTCGACGGTCCACTCCAACTCGCCGCGCGACGCCGTCGCCCGCCTGGAGACGCTGGTCCTGATGGCCGGCATGGACCTGCCCCTGCGCGCCATCCGGGAGCAGATCGCCTCCGCCGTGAACCTGATCGTGCAAATCTCCCGCCTACGCGACGGGACCCGCCGCATCACCCATGTCACGGAGGTGCAGGGGATGGAGGGCGACATTGTCACCCTCCAGGACGCCTTCATCTTCGACTACTCCGCCGGGGTGGACGCCCACGGCCGGTTCCTCGGCAAGCCGGTGGCCACAGGCATCCGGCCCCGCTTCATCGACCGCTTCGAGGACATGGGGATTTTCGTGTCCCCCGGCGTCTTCGCCGCTCCCCTGGCTCAGGCCGGGAAGGCGTGACCCGGCCATGACCCTGACTTTTGGCGTCGCTTTCCTCGTCACTGCCGTCCTCCTGCTGGCGACAGTGTTCCTCTCGCCGGGGGCCGTTCGCGTTCCGCTGGACCGACGGCGCCCGGTCCAGGCGGCCCCGGATTCCT
The nucleotide sequence above comes from Arthrobacter sp. KBS0702. Encoded proteins:
- a CDS encoding pilus assembly protein TadG-related protein, translating into MRRLADPVRGANRERGGIAIMVAILMVVLLGFGALAVDVGMLYAERTQLRNGSDAAALAVAQKCAKDINDVECSATSALAQGLANGNAGDGLSNIKSLLLDKTNRTVTVAAGSQEAGKAPNQVSLFLARALGYNSTEVSATSSVTWGSPVKGPTAFPVAFSICQVQGHVDGTLQLLQNHGSNANADCNYGPSGAAVEGGFGWLVSDPGVCGGLIDLALAEGGSDPGNSSPAICAATLNSWAADITAGKEVVVLLPVFNRVTGTGNSAIYGLTTFAAFKVKGWKFSGNSTLPDTFQNTTPTVTAAVACDGNCRGIIGSFIKYVSLADGFTLGPVDTNGATIVRLTQ
- a CDS encoding CpaF family protein; this encodes MKLSERLSAAEAGPRPAPAPSSSTATLSPAAAARPVSAPARPEPARPEPSRPEPSRLAAAAAPAFAEHPDTARTKGQQPVDAFAALKERAATALFERMGTRFSDSAVKEDELRATARDELTRIVDAEQVPLSTEERTRLVRDVADDVLGYGPLQRLLDDPAVTEIMVNRMDQIYVERKGQLTLTDSRFSSEEHLRKVIERIVSKVGRRIDESSPLVDARLEDGSRVNAVIPPLAVGGSSLTIRKFSKVPLTVRNLIDFGTLTPEMAELLNACVRAKLNIIVSGGTGTGKTTLLNVLSSFLPHDERIVTIEDAVELQIQQEHVVRLESRPPNTEGKGEVTIRDLLRNSLRMRPDRIVVGEVRGGESLDMLQAMNTGHDGSLSTVHSNSPRDAVARLETLVLMAGMDLPLRAIREQIASAVNLIVQISRLRDGTRRITHVTEVQGMEGDIVTLQDAFIFDYSAGVDAHGRFLGKPVATGIRPRFIDRFEDMGIFVSPGVFAAPLAQAGKA
- a CDS encoding Flp family type IVb pilin — protein: MRSFFSSLAARLRRDQRGATAVEYGIMVSLIAVVIIVAVTMLGGTLKDTFTQVQCSVSGGTYAAGADAGKATCTPK
- a CDS encoding AAA family ATPase, giving the protein MSRFVLITPNTDFDARVRQAVAGGLPGGVQTFAFVNPADPGELFANLNQERPEVLILGPDVPVEDALRLATVFDVQLPELSVILVAEADPDFVLLAMRAGIRDILSPAADPAQIRVLLERACQSFASRNRTTAVQQPDSRPRGLVIGVFSPKGGVGKTTIATNIAIGLGRVAPMGVVIVDLDLQFGDVASGLYLNPEHTVTDAVSASASQDSLVLKAFLTVHPSSIYALCAPRTPVEADDITPQQVSRLIEQLAEQFQYVVIDTAPGLPEVGLAAMEQCTDVVWVSAMDVPSIRGLRSGLEILRRLDLLPETRHVVLNMADSKSGLSVQDVEATIGAPVDISIPRSKAVAYSTNRGIPVLQDARKDPAVKGLRQLVTRFDPAWRATAQKKLHRRVVV
- a CDS encoding Flp pilus assembly protein CpaB, encoding MKSRLLAGLAAVVLAIVGAILVVSYAQGADSRAVQNLEPVSVLVVQKAIPAGTPVATLTAFVTSQELPGKAVSKTALKNLDGLAGKVTAVALLPGEQLVAERLVEPAELKTSGTVDIPKGLQEVSFQLEPQRVVGGRIAAGDHVGVFINLKNGGIEGKSDKETTQLTVHKALVTAVQRAPVTTPSPQPSPSGPAAPSADTSLPVGSMIVTVAVNDVEATKIVYASNFTEGASIWLSREPLDATDSGRPGIMTKPEVYK
- a CDS encoding type II secretion system F family protein, producing MQTIAYAAILAVIAPLSIMTWLAFTGDRAGFRNIQANLGRRPEAAGSVLSATGQLAALSRKVTPKGYTAWLDKQLAGAGRPKDWPLGRVIMVKPLLALAGAVMGVFLVAGSPTTTNVLLMVGVTALAYFVPDILIRNNAQKRREKIKLELPDTLDQMLISVQAGLGFETAMARAGQNGKGPLAEELIRTLQDIQVGRSRKDAYLAMAQRVDVPDLRSFVRAVVQADAYGIAIANVLNSQAKDMRVKRRQRAEEHAMKMPVKMLFPLIFSILPTLFIVVLGPTVMSIMELFAKK
- a CDS encoding AAA family ATPase, with translation MSRFVLITPNTDFERLVRLAIGGMHGELHVFKADYLPEGPADIMRQMVGDPPEVLILGPGVPVADSLKLAAVMDLQYPEISVVLAVTASPDTVVQAMRAGVRDLLDPGADPDTIRVMLERASLAAAGRRRGLGPQATEHADHGSGRVIAVMSPKGGVGKTTVATNLAVGLGKTAPMSVVIVDLDLQFGDVASGLLLEPEFTITDAVMGAASQDSMVLKTYLTVHPAGIYALCAPRTPVEMDRISAAHVSHLLEQLRQEFRYIVVDTAPGLGEHVLATLEQATDAVWICGMDVPSIRGMRTGFQILDELNLVPANRHIVLNMADRRAGLSLKDVEATIGAPVDVVLPRSRTLPFSTNKGVPVLQEGSRDSTLKGLRQLVDRFKPEWEARPHKQLHRRAVVQ
- a CDS encoding Flp pilus assembly protein CpaB, yielding MKTRLLGGIAALLVAIIGTVLLVSYVQNADKRALSGTETESIYVVQKAIPAGTAADKIAGMVTKKEVPKLALAENSVTDLGQLGSKVTSVALMPGEQLLSSRMVEENAFLGPSRVQVPAGLQEITLKLPIERVAGGILKAGDTVGIFLSLDLASSGADGAAAGAKLSKTQQTFHKVLVTAAQYSDGAATQTGTADSSAGASQVSSTTSTKPQGDGSYLITLARNSADAERIVFAAEFGKIYLSKEPGDSPDSVKGTVDAAGLFR
- a CDS encoding type II secretion system F family protein, with protein sequence MLDQSPLVFVGGLLLTYAALAILVAVVFKSRSVPLTRRRPDEAAVHTSNLTKLTDQAVHSLNQGLRSRGSGLLNREKLDSAGLKKQPGDYLLIAGAFTFVAVVLGFLLGGILFAVLMLLLAPVGLLLLLNVLVARRRKKFDEQVPDSLQMLAGGLRAGHSLLRSVDAAAEENEAPMKEELNRVVNETRIGRDLGESLAEVARRTDNEDFASITRAIEIHREVGGDLAQVLDNVGETIRDRNQLRGQVKALSAEGRMSAVVLMALPIVMFFGLTLFNPLYSKVFLTTFPGFLMIVAAVVLLAVGGFWLSRLIKPKF
- a CDS encoding Flp family type IVb pilin, with protein sequence MRSYFSNIAARLRRDQRGATAVEYGIMVSLIAVVIIVAVTMLGGTLKETFNSVQCSVKGGAYTAASTTGGVTTDGKCSK
- a CDS encoding CpaF family protein — protein: MSLTDRFQQLRGGAQPDAPEEKPAVDVFASHAPPATLGRILEAKTAAEAQPGFTELQQTATVASEALNALKERASQALFERLGSRITDSSIDEAELHQSVKDELKAVVDEEQIPLTTLERQRLIREIIDDVLGHGPIQRYLDDPTVTEVMVNRFDQIYVERQGHLQLTDSKFTSDDALRRVIERIVSNVGRRIDESSPLVDARLSDGSRVNAIIPPLAVNGPALTIRKFGRDPLTVHDLISMGSLSPEMAELLQACVLARLNIIVSGGTGTGKTTLLNVLSSFIPSDDRIVTIEDAVELQLQQDHVVRLESRPQNIEGKGEISIRDLVRNSLRMRPDRIVVGEVRGGECLDMLQAMNTGHDGSISTVHANSPRDAIARLETLVLMAGMDLPLRAIREQVASAVNLIVHISRLRDGSRRVTHITEVQGMEGDVVTLQDAFVFDYSAGIDASGRFLGKPIPTGVRPRFTDRFAELGIPISPAVFGAAPVRGR
- a CDS encoding TadE/TadG family type IV pilus assembly protein, whose amino-acid sequence is MSKASERGAVAVEFALLAPVLVMILLGIMEFGRAYNVQISLSSAAREGVRVMAINNNTNAAKTAVKNAAAALQPALADTNITISPTPCTSGAQVTVKITYTLSTMTGIAGPFPMEGKGVMLCGG